A window of the Catenulispora sp. GP43 genome harbors these coding sequences:
- a CDS encoding TetR/AcrR family transcriptional regulator, with protein sequence MAEHHTGALTERQRQIAEAARALLDAEGPEGLTMRRVADALGIKAPSLYKHVPDKTALEALVVAEGFLEYAEALEAAIADADNPLAALAKTYREYAVAHPHLYRLMNYRPLRRDLLPEGLEERAALPLLKVIGDDAARARALWAFAHGMVSLEIDGRFPPDADIPAAWGAGLATFA encoded by the coding sequence GTGGCTGAGCACCACACCGGAGCGCTCACCGAGCGGCAGCGGCAGATCGCCGAGGCCGCTCGTGCGCTGCTGGACGCCGAAGGCCCTGAAGGCCTCACGATGCGCCGCGTCGCGGACGCCCTGGGTATCAAGGCACCGTCTCTCTATAAGCACGTTCCTGACAAGACCGCGCTGGAAGCCCTTGTCGTCGCGGAGGGATTCCTCGAGTACGCCGAAGCACTGGAAGCCGCGATCGCCGACGCCGACAATCCCTTGGCGGCGCTGGCGAAGACCTACCGCGAATACGCTGTCGCGCACCCGCACCTCTACAGGCTCATGAACTACAGGCCCCTCCGGAGGGATCTCCTCCCCGAGGGACTCGAGGAACGCGCCGCTCTGCCGCTCCTCAAGGTCATCGGGGACGACGCGGCCAGAGCCCGGGCCCTGTGGGCTTTCGCACATGGCATGGTGAGCCTGGAGATCGACGGCCGGTTTCCTCCGGACGCCGACATCCCGGCCGCATGGGGCGCCGGACTGGCCACGTTCGCATAA